A region from the bacterium genome encodes:
- a CDS encoding CrcB family protein, translating into MRVAAPMKKRLSLMKLIAVISGATTSAFARYISGGSIASGVRGGYPWKALTITLTGCLLIGLLWGLSERSGWSPAARSFVFIGILGSYATFSSFGLETLQLLREGPYRSLPCVSPCLEYTRHRPCVAGHVSG; encoded by the coding sequence ATGAGGGTTGCCGCCCCCATGAAAAAGCGGCTTTCGCTGATGAAATTAATCGCGGTCATTTCAGGCGCAACAACAAGCGCTTTTGCCCGGTATATATCGGGCGGTTCTATTGCGTCCGGGGTTCGCGGCGGTTATCCTTGGAAAGCCCTGACGATCACTCTCACCGGATGCCTTTTGATTGGCCTTCTTTGGGGACTGAGCGAAAGAAGCGGATGGTCTCCCGCGGCCCGCTCTTTCGTCTTCATCGGGATCCTTGGCTCTTACGCGACATTCAGTTCATTCGGGCTAGAGACGCTGCAACTTCTCCGCGAGGGACCATACCGGAGCCTGCCTTGCGTATCTCCTTGCCTCGAATACACGCGGCATCGCCCTTGTGTGGCCGGGCATGTCTCTGGTTAA
- a CDS encoding DUF4238 domain-containing protein has protein sequence MPTSPQEVRRQHYIPKMLLKRFASRTRKKNSLVWCFSKSKEPFEPNINNVAVSAWFYGKEGDIENFLSNMENRASLAIDAILHHGDDPNNHLDSIIPFLWLMHWRTLSLREAGVVSGSLFMESMGQTMFGQTNNALMERLLLLELETNLDSYLKDFPQTHHSTIKALLSNPETKTKMIAFLRDHAIPVMGQHWAGVCDRMPEQLKDSISQSMNGAVREMINSGKTHPDNFVPSRLRIQRDASNSFILGDSCIFCSDADGKVFGVSRAREKDWSEIYLPISDSCVLIAERGDTNAKHSFSTQEINELSAKMSTECIFASDRKHLPLSNFIGQMSLLMDATEVNELSENTLRDLLNERLEKIRR, from the coding sequence ATGCCTACTTCTCCACAAGAGGTCCGCCGACAACACTACATTCCAAAGATGCTTCTGAAGCGTTTTGCATCACGCACTCGCAAAAAAAACAGTTTGGTCTGGTGCTTCAGTAAATCAAAAGAGCCTTTTGAGCCAAACATAAATAATGTAGCAGTATCTGCGTGGTTTTACGGCAAGGAAGGCGATATCGAGAACTTCTTGTCGAATATGGAGAACAGGGCCAGTTTAGCCATCGACGCTATTCTCCATCATGGTGACGACCCAAATAATCATTTAGACAGTATTATACCCTTCTTATGGCTCATGCATTGGCGGACCTTATCGCTCCGCGAAGCGGGCGTTGTATCTGGTTCCCTTTTCATGGAAAGCATGGGTCAAACCATGTTCGGGCAAACAAATAATGCTTTGATGGAGAGACTTCTACTCCTTGAGCTTGAAACTAACCTTGATTCTTATCTGAAAGATTTTCCTCAAACGCATCATAGCACGATAAAAGCTCTTCTATCGAACCCAGAGACCAAAACAAAAATGATAGCATTTTTAAGGGATCATGCGATCCCTGTCATGGGACAACATTGGGCTGGTGTTTGTGATCGTATGCCTGAGCAACTTAAGGATAGTATAAGCCAATCCATGAATGGCGCTGTGCGAGAAATGATTAATTCGGGCAAAACACATCCAGACAACTTTGTCCCATCACGGTTGCGCATTCAAAGAGATGCTTCAAACAGCTTTATACTTGGCGATTCTTGTATTTTTTGTTCTGATGCCGATGGAAAAGTGTTTGGCGTATCGAGGGCTAGAGAAAAAGATTGGTCTGAAATCTACTTACCGATATCAGATAGCTGCGTCTTGATTGCTGAACGGGGCGATACCAATGCAAAGCACAGCTTTTCAACGCAGGAGATAAATGAGTTATCGGCTAAGATGTCCACTGAGTGCATATTTGCATCCGATAGAAAACACTTGCCACTTTCTAATTTTATCGGGCAAATGAGCCTTTTAATGGATGCTACGGAAGTTAATGAATTGTCCGAAAATACGCTCCGGGATCTCTTGAACGAGCGACTTGAAAAGATTAGAAGGTAG